CTCAAGATCACACGGAAGTAGAAAGATTAGTCAAGCTTGGCTATATTACGGAGAATCAAGCCAAACAACATCCCCACAGGCATATGCTTACTTCTGCACTTATCGGTTCTTCTTCCTTTAGGGAGTTTGAGGTTTTTATAAAGAGCATAAAAAATTACAAAAGTTTTCTCATATGCTCTGATGGACTTTGGGAGCTTGTGGAAGATTACGAACTGGCATTACCGCCTTCTGAGCTAATGAGTGTGGCCCTTTCAAGAACCGCCACGGACAACATAACTCTAATAAGGGTTGATATTCTATGAAAAGGCTTTTATTAATACCGCTTCTTTTTGTTATGAGCTGTGCAAAGGCTATTGATTTTGGCTCGCTTATTCTTCCGGAAGAGGAAGAGCTGCGCATAGGAAAAAGCTACATCCCTTATGCCATAGAAGAGAGCGACGGTCTATATCCGGACAAAAGAGTACAAGAATATGTCAAAAGCGTTGGCATGAGCATAGCCAAACACACGCCCAGAAGGCTGCCCTATGAGTTTTTTGTGGTGAATTCGGACACAGTTAACGCCTTTGCTCTTCCGGGAGGACCTGTATTTATCACGAGGGGACTTTTGCTCAAGCTAAATAACGAGAGTGAGCTTGCAGGAGTGTTGGGACACGAGCTTGGACACATAAACGCGAGGCATCATGCAAAGTTTTTAGAAAAGATGTACGCTATAAACCTGCTCTATAACATAAGTTCTGTTCTTTTGGCTGATAAGCCTTACGCTCAGGCACTTTTGCAGTTTGGTCAAGTGGGAGGTCAGCTTTTGGCTCTTAAGTTTAGCAGAGATCAGGAAAGACAAGCAGATGAACTTGGGGTTGTGTATGTGCTAAAAGCTGGGTATGACCCAAGAGGACTGTTGGGTGTTTTTGAAACTTTCAAGAATATGGAAAGGACAAATGTTCCCGAATGGCTCCAAACACATCCCCTTCCTCAAAGTAGAATAGAGGATGTCCAAAGAGAGATAGAAAACATAAAGCCCTCAGGAAGCCTCATATACGATACAGACGAGTTTCAAAACATTAAAAAGCTTTTGAAACAAACAGAGAATTCTTACAGAGAGTTTTACGCAGGCAAAAAAGCTTATCAGCAGAAGAATTACTCCATCGCCCTTTCTCACTTCATGAGAGCAGTAGAACTTTACCATGATAACTACGAAGCGCGCCTTTACATAGCTTATATACTTGCAAAGGAAGGCAATATATCACAAGCACTTAGACAAGTTCAGACTGCTTACTCTATAGTGCCTGAAGTTTTCTCTACAAACTATGTTTATGGTTTTGTGCTTTTCAAGATGGGAAGATACTCAGAATCCGTACAAAGACTTGAGAGGGCCAAAAAGTTTATACCTGATCATGCAGACACTTACTATTACCTTGGTAGGGATTACGAAGCCTTAGGAGACATTTCAAAAGCAGTATACCACTACAAGACTGCTTTGGAGCTGTCCCAAGGTAAAGCAGAATGGTCAAAAGATGCTCAAGAAAGGCTCAGAAGATTACAAAACATGTGATAGAATTTTAAGATGATCTAGATCACAGGAGGTGCGCAATGACCGCCAAGCTGATCTTTAACACTCAGGATCACAAAGTAGCCTTCTACGAAGAACTTACACCAGCAAGTGCGGTGCAGGCAAATCAGTACCTTATAATCCACAAAGGTGAGGGCATGCTATTGGATCCCGGAGGACACAAGGTATTCCCTAAGCTCCTCTCGGACATATCCATACTTATACCTACAGGAAACATAAAGTACATACTCCTGTCTCACCAAGACCCTGACATAGTGGCTTCTATAAATGGCTGGCTTATGACAACAAAAGCTTATGCGTACATATCCAAGCTTTGGACAAGATTTCTACCTCACTTTGGTCTTGACTCTCAACTGGAGGAAAGGGTTATTCCTATAGATGACAGTGGTACCAAGCTGAACCTAAACGGCTGTGAACTTCTAATATTGCCAGCTCACTTTCTGCACTCTCCGGGTAATTTTCAGGTATACGACCCATGTTCAAAGATCCTATTTTCCGGAGACTTAGGGGCTTCTTTGGGACAGGATTACTTTTTTGTGGAGGATTTTGAGACGCACATAAAGTATATGGAAGGATTTCACAAAAGGTATATGGCAAGTGGAAAGATCCTAAGGTTCTGGGTGAATATGGTAAGACAGCTTGATGTTGAGATGATAGCTCCTCAGCATGGAGCTATATTTAAAGGAAGAGAGATGGTGGGCAGGTTTCTTGAATGGCTTGAAAACCTTGAGGTGGGTGTTGATCTTATGACGCAAGATAAGTACAAATTACCCGTGTGAGTGAACTTAGCATGATGATCATAGCTGGTCCTTGTGTGATAGAAAGTGAAAAGGTAGTTTTTCAGGTTGCTGAAGAGTTAAAACGCCTCTCTGAGATTTACCCTGAGTTTTCTTTTGTCTTTAAGTCTTCTTTTGACAAAGCAAATAGGTCTTCAATAAGGTCATACAGAGGTCCGGGGCTTGAGAAGGGTCTAAAAATACTCCAAAAAGTAAAAGAGGAGCTGGGACTTAGGATCACCACGGATGTACACGAAACTTGGCAGGTGGAACCCGTTGCGCAGATAGTGGATATAATACAGATACCTGCATTCCTAAGCAGGCAGACAGACCTTTTAGTAAAGTCAGCGCAGACGGGGAAGCCTGTGAATGTAAAGAAGGGACAGTTTTTAGCACCTTGGGATGCCAAAAACATCGTGGAAAAGCTCAAACATGCCGGAGCTGTGGATTACTACATAACAGAAAGGGGTACATCCTTTGGCTATAACAATTTGGTAGTGGATTTTAGAGGTTTGGTTATCATGTCGGAATTTACCAAAGTGATCTTTGATGCCACACACAGCGTACAGCTTCCGGGTGGTGCGGGTGATAGGTCCTCAGGTCAAAGGGAGTTTGTACTGCCCTTAATACGCGCAGCTGTTGCGGTAGGTTGTAATGGCATCTTTATGGAGACACACCCAGACCCAGACAATGCTCTCTCCGACGGTCCCAACATGCTACCCCTAAGCTCTCTACAGATGGTGGTCGAGACTGTTCAACGGATACGAAGCGCAGTATCTTCGTAAGCAACAGGATAAACACCGCTAAAACAAGCATCGCAGAATTCATTTGCATCTTTTACACAACCTCTTAAACCTTCTAAGGAAAGGTATTTTAAAGAGTCTGCGCCTATGAACTTTTGTATCTCTTCTTTGGTAAACCTGTTGGCTATGAGTTCTTCTTTCGTAGGTGTATCAATGCCGTAATAACAAGGACCTACTACGGGAGGAGAGGCTATCCTGAGATGCACCTCTTTTGCACCTGCGCGTCTTAACATGCTAACTATCTTCTTTGAAGTCGTGCCTCTCACCAAAGAGTCATCTATGACTACGACCCTTTTGCCTTCAAGCACCGCTCTGTTAGGATTTAGTTTCATGAGAACCTTTATGTCTCTTAGCTCCTGTGTAGGCTCTATAAAGCTTCTTCCCACATAGTGATTTCTTATGATGCCCAACTCAAGGGGGATACCCTTTTGCTGAGAGTAACCTATGGCAGGCACTAAACCAGAATCGGGAACGGGCACTACTATGTCTGCAATTATGTCATCTTCTTTGGCAAGGGCAATACCCATAGCTTTCCTCACTTTGTAGACCCAGTCTCCAAAGAGGTAGCTCTCGGGCTTGGAAAAGTATACAAATTCAAATATGCACATGGCTTTTTTTTCCTGCTGAAAGAGTTGATAACTTCTTATGCCTTTTTTATCCACCACTATCACCTCACCTGGCTTTACCTCTCTCCAAAGCTGAGCTCCCAGTATGTCAAAAGAACAGCTTTCGGATGCAAAAAGCAAGGCGTTTTTTAGCCTGCCCACAAGAAGAGGTCTAAAGCCGAAAGCATCTCTGGCAACCACTAATCTATCTTTGAACATGTATATAACACTGTAGGCACCTTTTACCTTGCTAAGAGCGTAAAAGACCTTGGGCAGTAGCGTAGTGTCCTCTGGATGAAGCCTTATATGCTCAGGTACATACTCCTCCGCATCAAGAAGAGCAAGCAAAAGCTCACTGTCTGAAGTGTGATACAGATTTATGCCTTTTTCTTGAAGCTGAGCCTTTAAGGTATTGTAATTTACCAAGTTTCCATTATGCACCAGTGCCACTGGACCAAGAGAGGTTTTCCTCAAGAGAGGTTGAGCGTTTGCAGACCCAAGGTCTCCCGCTGTGGAGTACCTCACATGAGCTATAGCGATATTTCCATTTAGTGTTTCCATATCCTTAGGACTTATGGATTCCAAAACAAGACCCGTTTTTTTAACCACGTTTATCTTTTCATAATCAGAAACCGCTATACCTACGCTTTCTTGTCCTCTGTGTTGCAAAGCGTATATGCCGTAAAAGGCATACTTTTGTGCCTGCTCCACATTAAAAATTCCAAATATACCGCACATACATAAGAATTTAACGCAAAATGAAAAAAAGCGTATAAAATACTCTTTACATGATAGAGCGCTACACAAGAGAAGAGATAGGAAAAGTATGGTCAGAGGTGAATAAGTTTAAAACATGGCTACAGGTGGAGCTCGCAGTTTGCAGTGCCTGGTCTAAGCTTGGGAAGATACCAAAGGAAGCCTTTGAGGAAATAAAAAAGAAGACTTTTGTAAATGAAGATGTAGTCCAAAAGATAAAAGATTATGAAAGGACTTATAAACACGATGTGCTTGCCTTTATATCCGCCATATCAGAGCAAATACCCTCTTATTCTCACTACTTTCATATGGGTCTTACATCTTCAGATGTGGTAGATACCGCTCTTGCACTGCAGATGAGGGAAGCCTTGCAGATAATCCTTAAAGATGTTGAGCTTGTGCTTGAAGAGTTAAAAAAGCTTTCTTTTGAACACAAGCACACTCTCATGATGGGAAGAACTCACGGTGTGCACGCAGAACCCATAACTCTTGGCATAAAGTTTGCAGTGTGGTATGACGAGATGAAAAGAAACAAAGAGAGGCTCTTGAGAGCATACGAGAGTGTATCTTACGGTAAGCTTTCTGGTGCAGTGGGAACATACTCAAACCTTGATCCAAGGGTAGAACAGATAGCCCTTGAGGAGTTGGGACTAAAAGTAGAGCCTGCAAGCACTCAGATAGTGCATAGAGACAGACATGCAGACCTTATGTATGCAATAGCCTGTTGTGCCACATCCCTTGAGAAGTTTGCCACAGAGATAAGACACTTACAGAGAACCGAGGTTTTGGAGCTTCAAGAGCCCTTCACAGAAGGTCAAAGGGGATCTTCTGCCATGCCTCACAAGAAAAACCCCATACACTCAGAACGCATATGTGGTCTTGCGAGGGTGCTAAGAGCCAACCTTTTGGTGGCTCTTGAGAACATGGTGCTCTGGCACGAAAGGGACATATCCCACTCTTCCGCAGAAAGGATAATAATTCCCGATAGCACCATAGCCCTTGACTACATGCTAAATCTCTTTTTAGAGATACTAAAAGGTCTTGTGATAAACGAAGATAGGATGATGAAAAACATGGAGCTATCTTACGGACTTTATGCATCTTCAAAGGTGTTAGTAATCCTCATGGAAAAAGGAACACCAAGGGATAAAGCTTATGAGATAGTCCAAAGGTGTGCCATGAAAAGCTGGCAGGAAGGCATACCCTTTAAAGAAGCACTACTTCTTGATGAGGAAGCAAGATCCCTTCTTAGTCCGCAGGACATACAGTCAGCGACAGACCCAAGGAGCTTTCTAAGAAACATAGACCACATATACCAAAAGGTGTTTGGTGCTCTATAATACATGTGATGATGACAGAGATATACAAACTTCACGGACTTACTAAAGAAGAATACGAGCGCATACTGGAAAAGCTGGGAAGAGAGCCAAACCACGTGGAGCTTGGGATTTTGGGAGCCATGTGGTCAGAGCACTGCTCCTACAAGTCCTCAAAGGTATTTCTCAAGATGTTTCCTACAAAATCCGAAAGGGTAGTTCAGGGTCCGGGTGAGAACGCAGGCGTAGTAATGCTTGATGAGCATGTGTGGATAGCTTTCAAAGTTGAGAGCCACAACCATCCTTCTTACATAGAGCCTTTTAACGGTGCAGCAACTGGTGTTGGTGGCATCATAAGAGATGTGCTTTCTATGGGTGCAAGGCCCATAGCTCTTGGTAATTCACTGAGGTTTGGTCCCCTTAACGATCCCAAAACGAAGCATTTAGTAAAAGGTGTGGTCAAAGGTATAAGCCATTACGGGAACTCCATAGGTGTACCTAATGTGTGCGGTGAAACCTTTTTTGAAGAGTGCTACATTACTAATCCTCTTGTTAACGCTTTTTGCTTAGGTGTCTTACCAGCAGGTAGAATTTACACCTCAAGAGCAAAAGAGCCGGGTCAGGTGCTTGTGCTTATAGGTTCTTCAACGGGAAGAGATGGCATACACGGCGCGGTGATGGCTTCGGGTGAGTTTTCACAGGACAAAGAATCAAAAAGGTCTCATGTACAGGTAGGTGATCCATACTTTGGTAAAAAGCTCATAGAAGCCATCATGGAGATCATTGAAAAGGACTTAGTGGTAGGATTACAGGACTTGGGAGCAGCGGGACTTGCAGGTGCCAGCTCAGAAGTAGCCAACAAGTCCCGTATGGGTGTAGAGCTCTATCTTGAAAAGGTCCCTCTCAGAGAAGAAGGAATGGAGCCTTACGAGATACTCCTTTCGGAAAGTCAGGAAAGGATGCTCTTGATAACAGACCCAGAAAAGGTGGATGAGATACAAGCGGTGGCAAAAAGCCACCACTTGGAGTGTGCTCTGGTGGGCAAGCTTACCGACGATGGATACTTTAGAGCCTTTTTCAATGGGCAGGTAGTAGCAGAACTTCCCATAAGTCTTATAGTGGAAGAGGCACCAGTTTATGTAAGAGAGAGAAAGGAACCCTCTTACATAGCGGAGATAAGAAACTTCCATCAGGAGCAACTGCCAGAAGTGGATCTCAAAGAAGCGTTATACACTCTTTTATCCTCTCCCAACATATGTGCAAAGGAATGGATTTATAGCCAGTATGACTATCAGGTGGGTACAAACACAGTGTTAAAGCCAGGTGGTGATGCTGCGGTGCTTCGCATAAAATGGCCTATAAGACCCCAGATAAAGAGCGACAAACTCATTGCCATAACCATGGAAGGAAACTCTCGCATGACCTACCTAAACCCTTACGAAGGTGGGAAGTTTGTAGTAGCGGAAGCGTGTAGAAACTTAGCCTGTGTAGGTGCAGTGCCCGTAGGCATAACAGACTGTCTTAATTTTGGCAATCCCGAAAGGCCAGAGATCATGTGGCAGTTGGAACAGGCTATAAAGGGTATGGCAGATGCCTGCCAATATTTTGGTGTCCCAGTGGTGAGTGGTAATGTGTCTCTTTACAACGAGACTGTGGAGCAAAAGACTGCAAGGAACATATACCCAACTCCCGTAGTAGTAGCGGTAGGTGTAGTAGAAAACAGAAAGTTTTTAGACCATAAGTTTAAGGAAGATGGGCATCTCATATTTCTTATCGGAGACCTAAGAAGAGGTTCAAAAATTGACGGAAGTGAGTTTCTCAAGAGAATACACGGTAAAGTTTTAGGGGATGTACCTGAGGTTAATCTTGAAAAGGAAAAAGCCCTCCATGGTTTACTTCTTAGGTTGATAAATGAAGACCTCATACTATCCGCTCATGATGTTTCAACGGGTGGTTTAATGGTGTGCCTGTTGGAATGCCTTTTTGGAACTTCCTTAGGTGCCACCATAAACCTCTATACAGGTGAAAGGCTTGACTTCTTCTTATTTTCTGAAAATCCTACTAGGGTAGTGGTGAGCGTAAAAAAAGAAGATGCAGAAACCTTTAAAGACATCACAGAAGCGGAAGGTATAGATTGGGTACTCTTAGGTAGGACAACAGATGACGGGATATTAAGGATAGAGCTTTACGACGAACCGGTAATGGAGGAAAAGTTAGAACCCTTGGAGGAACTATGGAAAAACACCTTAGAAAAAGCCTTGTCGCATACTTTATAACCTTTTTTTTCATCTTAGCAAGCGATTTGGTAACTAAGAAGCTGGCTGAGCACTACCTTTATAACAGAGAGGTAAGTTTACTGCCCTTTTTACACTTAGTGCTTGTTTACAATAAAGGAGTAGCTTTTGGTATCCTCTCAAATGCACCAGATATCATTAGGCTGCCCCTTGTGCTTTTAAGTCCGTTGGTAGCACTTGTTCTTACATTTTTGTATGCCATTAAACGCAAAGATACAACAACCGCTCTCCTTATGGGTATGGTGGCTGGTGGTGCTATAGGAAATTTCCATGATAGACTTTTTTTAGGTTATGTAAGGGATTTTATATACATATCATACGGTAAGTTCTCTTGGCCTGCTTTTAACCTTGCGGACATGGGCATAAGTGTAGCCATATTACTTTTGCTTACATTGTCTTTTAGTCCTTCTAATAGCCACTGCAAAAACTAAAATGGGCGATGGAGGATTCGAACCTCCGACCTCCATCGTGTGAGGATGGCGCTCTACCTCTGAGCTAATCGCCCTCTTGGATAAATATTATAATGGTTCTTTATGCAAATACACATCATGGGTTCTGACCAAAGGATAGTCAGGTGTGCCAGAGTGTCCTTTGGTAAAGATGATAAGGTGGACATTGAAAGGGACAAAAAGCTTATAAAGTATCTCTTTGATCACCGACATGCCAGTCCCTTTGAGCATGTAATAATTGCCTTTGAAGGGGACAAGGAAGTTTGGATTTCTCTTCTTCAAAAGGTGCAGAGTCCCGTCTTCCAAGTTTATTGGGCAGGAGGTTATGTGTGGTTAAACTTGAGGAACTTTATAAACGCACTTGAACACATGCCACAAGATGTCAAGCAAGAGGTGAAGAACAAATTACCAACCGCTTACGCTGTTATTCACGGAGAAGATGCGAAGGATTATTCCACAGACAGCTTCTATGTTTCCCAGAGGATAGAGACATCTTCAGGATGGATAGGGCTTGTGGATAAGCTTGAACTTGGTACAATTATGGATTATTACACCTTTGTTGTAGAATGCCCTCTCTTTGTTGCAAGACAGTGGCACAGACACAGGTTTGGATCTTTTAACGAGGTGAGTAGGAGGTACGTGAGCTACGAACCTTCTTTTTACATACCTTCTTATTTGCGTAAACAATCTGATAAAAACAAACAGGCATCAACAGACGAAAAGATAGATGAACCTTGGAACTCCCTATTTATGAAGAAGATAAAATGGTATATAGAGGACTTACGCACCCTTTACGAAAACATGATAGAAAAGGGAGTTGCCAAAGAGCTTGCCAGAGGCATACTTCCACAGTTTATGCACACAAGGTTTTACTGGACAGTTCCGAGAATCTCTTTAGACAACTTTATACGCCTGAGGACCCACGAAGGAGCGCAGAAAGAAATAAGAGAGTTCGCTGAGGCTATAGTAAGTATGGTAGGCTATAAAAATAGCGCTACTTTCAGGTTATGATGCATTTTGCGTGCTCAAGAAAGTCTTTGAACTTTATGTTTCCCTCTCTTACTAACCTTAAACCCTTCTTTCCAATAAGCCTGACTATGGTTGATGGTTCTCCTTTTATGTATCCAGCATCCACATAAAGGTCTATCTTATCGCCAAAGTATTCTTGTGCTATACTTACATCAACGGCCGGATCCTTCCCTTCTGGGTTAGCGCTGGGTGCTACAAGAGGTGCGTTTAGCTCTTGCATAAGCTTCATAACAAAACTGTCCTCTTTTGGCAGTCTTATGGCTATGCTCTTCTTTCCCCTTGTGAGATATAAGGGAATAGAGTTTTTTTTGTAAAAGATCACGGTAGCGTGCGTATCAAGAAGGTCCCAGAGTTCTTCGTCTGCATACAGATCAAAAAATCTAAGCCATTCTTTGTCAGGAATGAGCACTATAAAGGGCCTTCCTGAAGGTCTTCTTATGGAGTAGAGTCTTTCTACCGCTTGTTCATTTGTAGCATCAGCTACAAGCCCATATATAGTGTCTGTAGGACAGAAAACTATCCCACCTTCTTTTAACACTTTGACCGCTTCTTTTAGCCCCGCTTGGTTAGCTTCTACCACCCTCATAGTTCTATAATTTTTATGATCTTATCCAAATCGGGTGGAAGAGTTATAGGCTCTTCGCACACACTCATAGCTGTATTTGGGTCTTTAAGGCCATTTCCCGTTAATGTGCATACTACTGTCTCACCACCTTTAAAAAAGCCTTCCCTTGTGAGTTTTATAAGTCCAGCTATGCACGCTGCAGAGGCTGGCTCGCAGAATATACCTTCCCTTGAAGCTACAAGCTTATAAGCGTTTAGTATTTCTTCATCGCTGACTGCATCTATTCTTCCACCAGACTCACTGGAAGCTTCAAGAGCCTGTTGCCAACTGTATGGGTTTCCTATCTTTATAGCGGTAGCAATAGTTTGAGGGTTTTTTATCACATAACCCTTTACTATGGGAGCTGCTCCTTCTGCTTGCCATCCCATCATTTTTGGGAGCTTTTTGATCTTACCATGCTTAAAATACTCCTTGTAGCCTTTCCAGTATGCGGTTATGTTCCCTGCATTTCCAACGGGTATAAAGTGGTAATCAGGAGCTTCTCCCAAAGCATCGCACACTTCAAAAGAGGCGGTTTTTTGCCCCTCTATACGGAAAGGATTTACCGAATTGACAATTTCAACAGGTAGAAGTTCTCCTATCTTCCTAACCATGTATAAGGCATCATCAAAATTCCCTTGTAGAGCTATCACTTTGGCACCATAGATGACTGCTTGAGAGAGCTTACCCAAGGCTACAGCACCCTTTGGAAGAATAACATAGGCTCTTAGCCCAGCCTTTGCAGCGTAAGCAGCAGCGGAAGCAGAGGTGTTTCCTGTAGATGCACATATGACTGCTTTTTTGCCACTCTCTACAGCTTTAGATATGGCTAAGGTCATACCTCTGTCCTTAAAAGATCCCGTTGGATTTAGTCCTTCGTACTTTAGAAATATATCACCTTTAAAACCTATAGCTTTTGCAAGATTTTCTGCGTGTATAAGTGGTGTATTGCCTTCACATAGAGTTATTACAGGTGTGTTTTCGGAAACTGGTAAAAACTCTCTGTATTCGTGTATCACACCGCGCCAGTAGTTCATAACTTACTGCTCTTTCTTTTGCGATTCTTGGCCCTCCTTGGATTTTTCCAATTCTTTCTTGGCACCTTCTATAGCACCCGATGCTGCAGCTGAAGCAACCCTTATGATCCTGTTAGCAACGTCCAAAAGTGAAGTGGCTATTTCTCTTGCCTTTTCGATAGGTACCTGCACTATAGGTTTTTCCTCAATGCCTATTTTCTCTTTGAGAGCTTTGAGTTCCTTTTCCAGCCTCTCAATCTCTTCCCTTAGACTTATCTCTTCTTTCTTCTCTTCTTGCATATTTTTTTCCTCCTTGCTTATATTTTATCACATAGATGGAAGAGTTTTCTGCAGGTGGTGTTCTCTTAAAAGGGAATCAGGTGCTCCTTATAAAAAGTCCTTCTGGAGTTTGGACTTTTCCAAAAGGTATGGTAGAGGAAGGAGAAGACCCAAAGGATACCGCTATCAGAGAAGTACAGGAAGAAACCGCAGTAAAAGGTGAGGTGCTTCAAAAAATAGGTGAGATTGAGTACTTTTATACCAAAAATGGCAAAAGGGTCAAAAAGAAGGTAGTTTACTTTTTGATGAAATACAAGGAAGGAGAACCAAAGGCATCTTGGGAAGTTCAAGATGCAAGGTTCTTTCCTATTGAGGAGGCACAAAAGCTTCTGAAATACAAAGGGGACAAAGAGATATTCAAAAAGGCTTTGCAATTAGCTCCACTCTTTTCCAAAGACCTCTAAAGGTATGTTGGGTTCTGGATTTATATCAAGAGGTGCGGTGATACCTCTTTTAAACCTTTGCATGCCTGCATACGCTATCATACAGGCATTGTCTGTAGAAAACTTAGGATGAGGAAGGTAAACTTCATAGCCAAGGGCTTCAAGTTTGCTAAACCTTTTCCTAAGCTCTGAGTTAGCAGATACTCCACCTACCACAACTACGCGCTTTACACCCGTCATCTCTACACTTTTCATAACCTTCATTTCCAAGATGTCAATTACCGCCTGTTGGAAAGAGCAAGCAAGGTCCTCTGGTACATATTTACCATTCTCCACTATCTGTCTAACTGCTGTCTTTAGACCGCTGAAGGACATATTGAGGTCTGAGCTCTTTATCATAGGTCTGGGTAGCGCATAAGTGGGTTTTCCTTTTTGTGCAAGCTTATCTATGATGGGTCCTCCTGGGTAGCCAAGCCCCATGAGCTTTGCCACCTTGTCATAGCTTTCTCCTACCGCATCATCAAGAGTTCCACCTAAGAAAGTATACCTGCCAAAGTCTTCAACAAGGTAAATGTCCGTGTGTCCACCAGACACCACAAGAGAGATAAAAGGGTATTCCACAGGTCTTTCTAAGAAGACTGAGTATATGTGTCCTTCAAGATGATGCACTGGCACTATAGGTTTTCCCAGAGCATAAGCCAGAGATTTGGCAAAAGCAACACCTACTACCAAAGAGAGAATAAGCCCAGGAGTGAGCGTAAAAGATATAAAGTCTATTTGGGATATGTCCACATGGGTGCTTTTCAAAAGTTTATCAAACAGAGGGAGTATGTTTCTTGTATGCTCTCTTGCCGAAAGCTCAGGTACCACACCCCCAAAGTCTGAATGTACAGTTTGAGATAGCAGTATATCACCTATTATACCTTTTTCTGAGGAGAGGAAGGCAAGCGCTGTCTCGTCGCATGAAGTTTCTATGGCAAGGGTTATCATGCAGCCTTCTTTATAGCTTGCCCTTTGTGTATTATCTCAATAGCTTTCCTTAGCTGAGGATCTAACTCAGGCAGAAGTATG
The DNA window shown above is from Hydrogenobacter hydrogenophilus and carries:
- a CDS encoding beta-barrel assembly-enhancing protease, yielding MKRLLLIPLLFVMSCAKAIDFGSLILPEEEELRIGKSYIPYAIEESDGLYPDKRVQEYVKSVGMSIAKHTPRRLPYEFFVVNSDTVNAFALPGGPVFITRGLLLKLNNESELAGVLGHELGHINARHHAKFLEKMYAINLLYNISSVLLADKPYAQALLQFGQVGGQLLALKFSRDQERQADELGVVYVLKAGYDPRGLLGVFETFKNMERTNVPEWLQTHPLPQSRIEDVQREIENIKPSGSLIYDTDEFQNIKKLLKQTENSYREFYAGKKAYQQKNYSIALSHFMRAVELYHDNYEARLYIAYILAKEGNISQALRQVQTAYSIVPEVFSTNYVYGFVLFKMGRYSESVQRLERAKKFIPDHADTYYYLGRDYEALGDISKAVYHYKTALELSQGKAEWSKDAQERLRRLQNM
- a CDS encoding MBL fold metallo-hydrolase, with the translated sequence MTAKLIFNTQDHKVAFYEELTPASAVQANQYLIIHKGEGMLLDPGGHKVFPKLLSDISILIPTGNIKYILLSHQDPDIVASINGWLMTTKAYAYISKLWTRFLPHFGLDSQLEERVIPIDDSGTKLNLNGCELLILPAHFLHSPGNFQVYDPCSKILFSGDLGASLGQDYFFVEDFETHIKYMEGFHKRYMASGKILRFWVNMVRQLDVEMIAPQHGAIFKGREMVGRFLEWLENLEVGVDLMTQDKYKLPV
- the kdsA gene encoding 3-deoxy-8-phosphooctulonate synthase, producing MMIIAGPCVIESEKVVFQVAEELKRLSEIYPEFSFVFKSSFDKANRSSIRSYRGPGLEKGLKILQKVKEELGLRITTDVHETWQVEPVAQIVDIIQIPAFLSRQTDLLVKSAQTGKPVNVKKGQFLAPWDAKNIVEKLKHAGAVDYYITERGTSFGYNNLVVDFRGLVIMSEFTKVIFDATHSVQLPGGAGDRSSGQREFVLPLIRAAVAVGCNGIFMETHPDPDNALSDGPNMLPLSSLQMVVETVQRIRSAVSS
- the purF gene encoding amidophosphoribosyltransferase, coding for MCGIFGIFNVEQAQKYAFYGIYALQHRGQESVGIAVSDYEKINVVKKTGLVLESISPKDMETLNGNIAIAHVRYSTAGDLGSANAQPLLRKTSLGPVALVHNGNLVNYNTLKAQLQEKGINLYHTSDSELLLALLDAEEYVPEHIRLHPEDTTLLPKVFYALSKVKGAYSVIYMFKDRLVVARDAFGFRPLLVGRLKNALLFASESCSFDILGAQLWREVKPGEVIVVDKKGIRSYQLFQQEKKAMCIFEFVYFSKPESYLFGDWVYKVRKAMGIALAKEDDIIADIVVPVPDSGLVPAIGYSQQKGIPLELGIIRNHYVGRSFIEPTQELRDIKVLMKLNPNRAVLEGKRVVVIDDSLVRGTTSKKIVSMLRRAGAKEVHLRIASPPVVGPCYYGIDTPTKEELIANRFTKEEIQKFIGADSLKYLSLEGLRGCVKDANEFCDACFSGVYPVAYEDTALRIR
- the purB gene encoding adenylosuccinate lyase; translated protein: MIERYTREEIGKVWSEVNKFKTWLQVELAVCSAWSKLGKIPKEAFEEIKKKTFVNEDVVQKIKDYERTYKHDVLAFISAISEQIPSYSHYFHMGLTSSDVVDTALALQMREALQIILKDVELVLEELKKLSFEHKHTLMMGRTHGVHAEPITLGIKFAVWYDEMKRNKERLLRAYESVSYGKLSGAVGTYSNLDPRVEQIALEELGLKVEPASTQIVHRDRHADLMYAIACCATSLEKFATEIRHLQRTEVLELQEPFTEGQRGSSAMPHKKNPIHSERICGLARVLRANLLVALENMVLWHERDISHSSAERIIIPDSTIALDYMLNLFLEILKGLVINEDRMMKNMELSYGLYASSKVLVILMEKGTPRDKAYEIVQRCAMKSWQEGIPFKEALLLDEEARSLLSPQDIQSATDPRSFLRNIDHIYQKVFGAL
- the purL gene encoding phosphoribosylformylglycinamidine synthase subunit PurL; the encoded protein is MTEIYKLHGLTKEEYERILEKLGREPNHVELGILGAMWSEHCSYKSSKVFLKMFPTKSERVVQGPGENAGVVMLDEHVWIAFKVESHNHPSYIEPFNGAATGVGGIIRDVLSMGARPIALGNSLRFGPLNDPKTKHLVKGVVKGISHYGNSIGVPNVCGETFFEECYITNPLVNAFCLGVLPAGRIYTSRAKEPGQVLVLIGSSTGRDGIHGAVMASGEFSQDKESKRSHVQVGDPYFGKKLIEAIMEIIEKDLVVGLQDLGAAGLAGASSEVANKSRMGVELYLEKVPLREEGMEPYEILLSESQERMLLITDPEKVDEIQAVAKSHHLECALVGKLTDDGYFRAFFNGQVVAELPISLIVEEAPVYVRERKEPSYIAEIRNFHQEQLPEVDLKEALYTLLSSPNICAKEWIYSQYDYQVGTNTVLKPGGDAAVLRIKWPIRPQIKSDKLIAITMEGNSRMTYLNPYEGGKFVVAEACRNLACVGAVPVGITDCLNFGNPERPEIMWQLEQAIKGMADACQYFGVPVVSGNVSLYNETVEQKTARNIYPTPVVVAVGVVENRKFLDHKFKEDGHLIFLIGDLRRGSKIDGSEFLKRIHGKVLGDVPEVNLEKEKALHGLLLRLINEDLILSAHDVSTGGLMVCLLECLFGTSLGATINLYTGERLDFFLFSENPTRVVVSVKKEDAETFKDITEAEGIDWVLLGRTTDDGILRIELYDEPVMEEKLEPLEELWKNTLEKALSHTL